The Stenotrophomonas maltophilia genome includes a region encoding these proteins:
- a CDS encoding type IV secretion system protein, producing MIRSIANFDFNGGFQDLMGHVARVQSIGDFVFFKFIFDFLRSKINKFGIDMMGEMMQWVGGIALTLMTLWVLVQGFRIVTGRSRDSMMVLVTNMARAALIVSAATTMGAFGTNLQSFLTHDVKAEITKVVTGSNESPEAQIDKSLAWMQVALSSIDAIQIMNDGELLEDKKRALFFIGMGTAGPAITAGAMLMLYEIAMALFIGFGPLFILCLLFDQTKQLFQRWLFYGIGTMFSMAVLAAMVSIALDMVVRVAATFWTTALVQEFILKESMSDGMTSQAMQQGGMGLILTALILTTPPMAAMFFQGTLGTFMAYSQIGGGASASPSADGRPPGMSAPPPAAPESSSGSNSHGQQSAMGKMFDGTGGPGSAVPGQRGAANPSHGN from the coding sequence ATGATCAGGTCGATTGCCAATTTTGATTTCAATGGCGGATTCCAGGATTTGATGGGGCACGTTGCACGTGTCCAATCGATCGGGGATTTCGTGTTCTTCAAGTTCATCTTCGACTTCCTGCGAAGCAAGATAAACAAGTTCGGCATCGACATGATGGGGGAAATGATGCAGTGGGTCGGCGGCATCGCCCTCACGCTCATGACCCTGTGGGTGCTGGTGCAGGGCTTCCGCATCGTGACCGGCCGCAGCCGGGACTCAATGATGGTGCTGGTGACCAATATGGCGCGTGCGGCGTTGATCGTCAGCGCGGCCACCACGATGGGCGCTTTCGGCACCAACCTTCAGAGCTTCCTCACCCACGACGTCAAGGCAGAAATCACGAAGGTCGTGACAGGCTCGAACGAGTCACCCGAAGCTCAGATCGACAAGAGCCTGGCATGGATGCAGGTGGCGCTTTCCAGTATCGACGCCATCCAGATCATGAATGACGGGGAGCTGCTGGAGGACAAGAAGCGGGCACTGTTCTTCATCGGCATGGGCACCGCAGGTCCAGCCATCACCGCTGGTGCGATGCTGATGCTGTATGAAATCGCCATGGCGCTGTTCATCGGCTTTGGCCCCCTGTTCATCCTCTGCCTGTTGTTCGACCAGACCAAGCAGTTGTTCCAACGTTGGCTGTTCTACGGCATTGGCACGATGTTCTCCATGGCCGTACTTGCAGCGATGGTTTCCATCGCACTGGACATGGTGGTACGTGTGGCGGCCACTTTCTGGACCACAGCGCTGGTGCAGGAATTCATCCTCAAGGAAAGCATGTCCGACGGCATGACCAGCCAGGCAATGCAGCAGGGAGGCATGGGCCTGATCCTCACCGCGTTGATCCTGACTACACCCCCAATGGCAGCGATGTTCTTCCAGGGTACCCTGGGCACCTTCATGGCATATTCGCAGATAGGCGGTGGTGCAAGTGCCTCGCCGAGTGCCGATGGTCGTCCGCCGGGCATGTCGGCTCCGCCGCCGGCGGCTCCGGAGTCGTCTTCTGGCTCAAACTCCCATGGTCAGCAGTCGGCGATGGGGAAGATGTTTGATGGAACCGGAGGCCCGGGTTCAGCGGTTCCCGGTCAGCGTGGTGCGGCAAATCCGAGTCATGGAAACTAG
- a CDS encoding VirB4 family type IV secretion/conjugal transfer ATPase has translation MFNPDTSISEFIPLSSHVAPNVVKTTGGDYLLTWHLEGLPFVGREEWELEHRHNTFNRLLQTLRAPDFVNVAFWVHDIRRRRTLKGKSYYKQRFNQDVSDQYMGMLSSQRIMQNELYLTMIYRPVVAGKRFVEKSANVDKLRAEQEQAVEKLMELAGNVEAVIRDYAPYRLGMYEAKNGVVFSETLELFGYLINRIDEPVPVLSAPVKDYLPVSRHMFSAKTGDFVINTPNGVNHFGAILNIKEYAEGTYPGILNGLKYLDYEYVITHSFSPMGRQDALKVLDRTKGMMISSGDKAVSQIVELDQAMDHLSSGNFVLGEYHFIIAVYGDSQAKLSQNVASTRAELSNAGFVSTKEDLAVTSSFYSQLPANWRFRTRLANVSSLNFLGLSPLHNFATGKQHNNPWGDCVTTLQTTNGQPYYFNFHATHPSENSLGEKAIANTMVIGKSGTGKTALINFLLSQVQKYEPSPTIFFFDKDRGAEIFVRACGGNYLALENGAPTGFNPFQCENNEANVQFLADLIKVLAGKREYSAREEEDIYRAVESMLDTPMHLRSMTNFQKSLPNMGDDGLYARMRRWTSGNSLGWVFDNPIDTVDLSKANIIGFDYTDIIDNPEVRVPVINYLLHRLESLIDGRPLIYVMDEFWKILDGEGGLKEFAKNKQKTIRKQNGLGIFATQSPEDALKSDISAALIEQTATLILLPNPNASKSDYMDGLKLTEAEFKVVTALDERSRCFLVKQGHASSVCQLNLRGMDDILSVISASTDNIDIMHRVLQTAAVRNRITVDELTPEQWLEDFYKNRKGSGKAKASAETDAA, from the coding sequence ATGTTCAACCCAGATACCTCCATCAGCGAATTCATCCCCTTGTCGTCGCACGTGGCTCCGAATGTGGTGAAGACCACGGGCGGCGACTACCTGTTGACGTGGCACCTGGAAGGGCTGCCGTTCGTGGGGCGCGAAGAATGGGAGCTTGAGCATCGGCACAACACCTTCAACCGGTTGCTGCAGACGCTGCGCGCGCCGGATTTCGTCAACGTTGCCTTCTGGGTGCATGACATCCGGCGCCGTCGCACCCTGAAGGGAAAGAGCTACTACAAGCAGCGCTTCAACCAGGATGTGTCCGACCAGTACATGGGCATGCTGTCCTCCCAGCGCATCATGCAGAACGAGCTGTACCTGACGATGATCTATCGCCCGGTGGTGGCGGGAAAGCGCTTCGTGGAGAAGTCCGCGAACGTGGACAAGCTGCGCGCCGAGCAGGAGCAGGCCGTCGAGAAGCTGATGGAGCTCGCCGGCAACGTCGAGGCTGTGATCCGCGACTACGCGCCTTACCGGCTCGGTATGTACGAAGCCAAGAACGGCGTGGTGTTTTCCGAAACGCTTGAGCTGTTCGGCTACCTGATCAACCGCATCGATGAGCCGGTACCGGTGCTGTCGGCGCCTGTGAAAGACTATCTTCCGGTCAGCCGTCATATGTTCTCGGCCAAGACCGGCGATTTCGTGATCAATACGCCCAATGGCGTCAATCATTTCGGCGCGATCCTGAATATCAAGGAATATGCCGAGGGGACCTATCCGGGCATCCTCAATGGTCTGAAGTATCTGGACTACGAGTACGTCATCACCCATTCGTTCAGCCCGATGGGGCGCCAGGACGCATTGAAGGTGCTGGACCGGACCAAGGGCATGATGATCTCGTCGGGCGACAAGGCGGTCAGTCAGATCGTCGAACTCGACCAGGCGATGGATCATCTGTCGTCAGGCAACTTCGTGCTGGGCGAATACCACTTCATCATCGCGGTGTATGGCGACAGCCAGGCGAAGCTGTCGCAGAACGTGGCCTCGACCCGTGCCGAGCTGTCCAACGCCGGTTTCGTGTCGACCAAGGAGGATCTGGCAGTCACCTCGTCGTTCTATTCGCAGCTGCCGGCCAACTGGCGCTTCCGCACGCGGCTGGCCAACGTCAGCTCGCTGAATTTCCTCGGCCTGTCGCCGCTGCACAACTTCGCCACCGGCAAGCAGCACAACAACCCGTGGGGCGACTGCGTGACCACGCTGCAGACCACCAACGGTCAGCCGTATTACTTCAATTTCCATGCCACCCATCCATCCGAGAATTCGCTGGGTGAGAAGGCGATCGCCAACACCATGGTGATCGGCAAGTCCGGTACCGGCAAGACCGCGCTGATCAACTTCCTGCTCAGCCAGGTTCAGAAGTACGAGCCGTCACCGACCATCTTCTTCTTCGACAAGGACCGTGGTGCGGAGATCTTCGTGCGTGCCTGCGGTGGCAATTATCTGGCCCTGGAGAACGGTGCGCCGACTGGCTTCAACCCGTTCCAGTGCGAGAACAACGAAGCGAACGTGCAGTTCCTGGCCGACCTGATCAAGGTGCTGGCCGGCAAGCGCGAGTACAGCGCCCGCGAGGAAGAGGACATCTACCGTGCGGTGGAGAGCATGCTCGATACGCCGATGCATCTGCGCAGCATGACCAACTTCCAGAAGAGCCTGCCCAACATGGGCGACGACGGCCTCTATGCGCGCATGCGCCGTTGGACTTCGGGCAATTCGCTGGGTTGGGTCTTCGACAATCCGATCGATACGGTGGATCTGAGCAAGGCCAACATCATCGGCTTCGACTACACCGACATCATCGACAATCCCGAAGTGCGCGTGCCGGTCATCAATTACCTGCTGCACCGCCTGGAATCGCTGATCGACGGTCGACCGCTGATCTATGTGATGGACGAATTCTGGAAGATCCTGGACGGCGAGGGTGGCCTGAAGGAGTTCGCGAAGAACAAGCAGAAGACCATCCGTAAGCAGAACGGCCTGGGCATCTTCGCCACGCAGAGCCCGGAAGACGCGCTGAAGAGTGATATCTCCGCTGCCCTGATCGAGCAGACCGCCACGCTCATCCTGCTGCCGAACCCGAACGCCAGCAAGAGCGACTACATGGATGGCCTGAAGTTGACCGAGGCGGAGTTCAAGGTGGTCACGGCACTGGACGAGCGCTCGCGCTGCTTCCTGGTCAAGCAGGGCCATGCTTCCAGTGTCTGCCAGCTCAACCTGCGTGGCATGGACGACATCCTGTCGGTGATCTCGGCCTCGACCGACAACATCGACATCATGCATCGGGTGCTGCAGACGGCTGCAGTCCGCAATCGGATCACCGTGGACGAACTCACGCCGGAACAGTGGCTGGAGGACTTCTACAAGAACCGAAAGGGCTCTGGTAAAGCCAAGGCCTCTGCCGAAACCGATGCGGCTTGA
- a CDS encoding type IV secretion system protein VirB3, producing MHKNVLFRGCTRPAMFLGVPYLPFFMVAGGLLLLSMYTNFWFLLTIPVAIFIMRQMAKRDEMIFRLLGLRLMFKLKVRNVQEHDGMWVFNPNHYRNKPAPRD from the coding sequence GTGCATAAGAACGTCCTGTTCCGGGGATGCACGCGCCCAGCGATGTTCCTGGGCGTTCCCTACCTGCCATTTTTCATGGTGGCGGGTGGGTTGTTGCTGCTGAGCATGTACACGAACTTCTGGTTTCTGCTGACCATCCCGGTGGCCATCTTCATCATGCGGCAGATGGCCAAGCGTGACGAGATGATCTTCCGCCTGCTGGGCCTGCGCCTGATGTTCAAGCTCAAGGTGCGCAACGTGCAGGAGCATGATGGCATGTGGGTGTTCAACCCGAATCACTACCGCAACAAGCCAGCCCCCAGGGATTGA
- a CDS encoding TrbC/VirB2 family protein, with protein sequence MKRFNLDLVQAQRTLKTMLMAVAFAGAVFAPQALAGTDFGGTDGKVCGFFSNINGLLNMASIAVVTIAVIFAGYQIAFAHKRIGDVAPILIGGVLIGAAGQIARMLLGKEAGSCEKVGGGDGAGMAFEMIKHAVQYYSA encoded by the coding sequence ATGAAGCGATTCAATCTCGACCTCGTCCAGGCCCAGCGCACGCTGAAGACCATGCTGATGGCCGTCGCATTCGCCGGTGCTGTGTTCGCTCCCCAGGCCCTGGCCGGCACTGACTTCGGTGGTACCGATGGCAAGGTCTGCGGCTTCTTCTCCAACATCAACGGTCTGCTGAACATGGCCTCGATCGCCGTGGTCACGATCGCCGTGATCTTCGCCGGTTACCAGATTGCGTTTGCCCACAAGCGCATCGGTGACGTGGCCCCGATCCTCATCGGCGGTGTGCTGATCGGCGCGGCAGGCCAGATCGCGCGCATGCTGCTCGGCAAGGAGGCTGGCAGCTGCGAAAAGGTCGGTGGTGGCGACGGCGCTGGCATGGCGTTTGAAATGATCAAGCACGCCGTCCAGTACTACAGTGCATAA
- a CDS encoding lytic transglycosylase domain-containing protein, giving the protein MLPGLEMMACPEMAVSMDVMQHVINVESSRNPYAIGVVGGALVRQPKALDEALATVRMLEEKGYNFSIGLAQVNRYNLGKYGLDSYEKAFQQCPNLQAGSRILADCYKRSGGDWGKSFSCYYSGNFETGFRHGYVQKIYDSIRRGQQVASNGVAPIDVVSRGERRVVRVEHHPQTASPAQARIVAQASAPVYVPSNDPARAYTVYPSTGAMARGSLLNIADQAVSRVVLGSVDRMMQPQAQGGNDMPQQAPQPYQQPGAAQGGAAMPQQLPGMAAGANAPVMLRPWNERNAPAADTQNFYNAPAPRAPVQQIPAGDAAFVF; this is encoded by the coding sequence ATGCTGCCAGGACTGGAAATGATGGCGTGCCCGGAAATGGCCGTCTCGATGGACGTGATGCAGCACGTCATCAACGTGGAATCGTCGCGCAACCCCTATGCCATCGGCGTGGTCGGCGGCGCCCTGGTGCGCCAGCCCAAGGCCCTCGACGAGGCGCTGGCCACCGTTCGCATGCTGGAGGAGAAGGGCTACAACTTCTCCATTGGCCTGGCCCAGGTCAACCGTTACAACCTGGGCAAGTACGGGCTGGATTCCTACGAGAAGGCCTTCCAGCAGTGCCCGAACCTGCAGGCTGGTTCGCGCATCCTCGCCGATTGCTACAAGCGCTCCGGTGGTGACTGGGGCAAGTCGTTCAGCTGCTACTACTCGGGCAACTTCGAGACCGGCTTCCGTCACGGGTACGTGCAGAAGATCTATGACTCGATCCGCCGCGGTCAGCAGGTCGCAAGCAACGGCGTCGCGCCGATTGACGTGGTCAGCCGCGGCGAGCGTCGGGTGGTCAGGGTCGAACATCATCCGCAGACGGCCTCGCCGGCCCAGGCACGCATCGTCGCCCAGGCCAGCGCGCCGGTGTACGTGCCGTCCAATGACCCGGCCCGGGCCTACACCGTTTACCCATCCACCGGTGCGATGGCCCGCGGCAGCCTGCTGAACATCGCCGACCAGGCGGTATCGCGCGTGGTGCTGGGCTCGGTCGATCGAATGATGCAGCCACAGGCACAGGGTGGAAACGACATGCCGCAGCAGGCTCCACAGCCGTATCAGCAGCCTGGTGCGGCGCAGGGCGGGGCCGCCATGCCGCAACAGCTTCCCGGGATGGCTGCCGGGGCGAACGCGCCGGTGATGCTGCGCCCGTGGAATGAGCGTAACGCGCCGGCAGCGGACACCCAGAATTTCTACAACGCACCGGCGCCCCGTGCGCCGGTGCAGCAGATTCCCGCAGGGGATGCGGCCTTCGTGTTCTGA
- the virB11 gene encoding P-type DNA transfer ATPase VirB11: MDAEVSPLALVSSDFLRYQYEVLGIAEYMTSPEVTEICINRPGELYLETRAGWQRVDVPGLTFERARQFCTAVVNESNTGQRITDADPVVSLTFPTGQRAQFVIPPACDAGKVSITIRLPSKHTKSLTQYHEDGFFNQILEQDGSLSEQDRELLELRQQREYAEFFRRAVMYRKNIVVSGATGSGKTTFMKALVNHIPDNERLVTIEDARELFLTQPNVVHLLYSKGGQSTSNVSAKSCMEACLRMKPERIILAELRGDEAFYFIRNCASGHPGSITSCHAGSPEQTWDQLALMVKASAEGSGLEFNVIKRLLMMTIDIVVHIKAHAGSRYITGIDFNPGRAQGQEG, from the coding sequence ATGGACGCCGAAGTGTCACCCCTCGCCCTCGTTTCCAGCGATTTCCTGCGCTATCAGTACGAAGTGCTGGGCATCGCCGAGTACATGACATCCCCGGAAGTGACGGAAATCTGCATCAACCGTCCCGGTGAGCTGTACCTGGAAACCCGGGCCGGGTGGCAGCGGGTGGACGTGCCGGGCCTGACCTTCGAGCGGGCCCGGCAGTTCTGCACCGCCGTAGTGAACGAAAGCAACACCGGCCAGCGCATCACCGATGCCGATCCGGTGGTGTCGCTCACGTTCCCCACCGGCCAGCGTGCGCAGTTCGTGATTCCACCTGCCTGTGATGCCGGCAAGGTTTCGATCACGATCCGCCTGCCGTCCAAGCACACCAAGTCGCTCACCCAGTACCACGAGGATGGTTTCTTCAACCAGATCCTGGAACAGGATGGCAGTCTGAGCGAGCAGGACCGCGAGCTGCTGGAACTGCGCCAGCAGCGCGAGTACGCAGAGTTCTTCCGTCGTGCGGTGATGTACCGCAAGAACATCGTGGTCTCCGGTGCGACCGGTAGCGGCAAGACCACCTTCATGAAAGCGCTGGTCAATCATATCCCGGACAACGAGCGCCTGGTCACGATCGAGGACGCACGCGAGCTGTTTCTGACCCAACCCAATGTGGTGCACCTGCTGTACTCCAAGGGCGGGCAGAGCACCAGCAATGTCAGCGCAAAGAGTTGCATGGAAGCCTGCCTGCGCATGAAGCCAGAACGCATCATCCTGGCCGAGCTGCGCGGTGACGAGGCGTTCTACTTCATCCGCAACTGCGCATCGGGCCACCCGGGCTCGATCACCAGTTGCCATGCCGGTAGCCCGGAGCAGACCTGGGATCAGCTGGCGCTGATGGTGAAGGCCTCGGCCGAGGGTTCGGGCCTGGAGTTCAACGTGATCAAGCGACTGTTGATGATGACCATCGACATCGTCGTGCATATCAAGGCGCATGCCGGCTCGCGCTACATCACCGGCATCGACTTCAATCCTGGGCGTGCCCAGGGGCAGGAGGGCTGA
- a CDS encoding TrbI/VirB10 family protein: MSQQNTPENDPNPSPYGQGPAAQEPSANPYYGHAQAEAAPDLDASAPQLRSAEEQRLNRKALLFLGGILVLLLAMGFLLLRKGKEDAEEAKAPPQVARSSTPDLPIIAPSAIREAAREAAEPIPMLPPPPQETMGPTFIPRAEPEREVERGPSLLDRRIAGSGGAGVGTGDAGGQAAAGDNDDPYMQATLAALQAQNGNAPPAKVRRGPDVEDVSNASYIRSPDALLVRGTYLRCVLETRIITDLAGYTSCLLTEPVYSINGRSLLLPKGSKIYGAYGGGPKGKRVEVIWDRITTPNGIDVAMSSPGVDQLGGAGHPGQYSAHWGSRIASALMISLIADAFKYAAAEHGPESTTVSSNGFAVRSPYESATARTMERLANEALTSSNRPPTVTINQGTIVNVYVAKDVDFTNVLNPRR; this comes from the coding sequence ATGAGCCAGCAGAACACTCCCGAAAACGATCCGAATCCGTCTCCGTACGGACAGGGGCCTGCGGCTCAGGAGCCATCGGCGAACCCCTACTACGGGCACGCGCAGGCAGAGGCGGCGCCGGATCTGGATGCCAGTGCCCCACAGCTTCGCTCTGCGGAAGAGCAGCGCTTGAACCGCAAGGCGCTGTTGTTCCTCGGCGGCATCCTGGTGTTGTTGCTGGCCATGGGCTTCCTGCTGCTGCGCAAGGGCAAGGAAGACGCTGAAGAAGCCAAGGCGCCGCCGCAGGTTGCACGTTCGAGCACCCCCGACCTGCCGATCATTGCACCCTCCGCGATTCGCGAGGCTGCCCGGGAAGCCGCCGAGCCCATTCCGATGCTGCCGCCACCGCCGCAGGAAACGATGGGCCCGACGTTCATTCCTCGTGCCGAACCCGAGCGCGAGGTCGAGCGTGGCCCGAGTCTGCTGGATCGCCGCATTGCCGGTAGTGGTGGCGCAGGCGTGGGCACGGGCGACGCTGGCGGCCAGGCCGCAGCAGGGGACAACGACGATCCCTACATGCAGGCCACGTTGGCTGCGCTGCAGGCGCAGAACGGCAATGCTCCGCCGGCCAAGGTGCGCCGCGGGCCTGATGTGGAGGATGTGTCCAATGCTTCCTACATCCGGAGCCCCGACGCGCTGCTGGTGCGTGGCACCTATCTGCGTTGTGTACTCGAGACCCGCATCATCACCGATCTTGCAGGTTATACGTCGTGCCTGTTGACCGAGCCGGTCTACTCGATCAACGGCCGCAGCCTGCTGCTGCCCAAGGGGTCCAAGATCTATGGTGCGTACGGTGGCGGTCCCAAGGGCAAGCGCGTGGAAGTGATCTGGGATCGCATCACCACGCCCAATGGCATCGACGTGGCCATGTCCAGCCCGGGCGTGGATCAGCTGGGTGGTGCTGGTCATCCCGGCCAGTACAGCGCGCACTGGGGTAGTCGCATTGCGTCGGCGTTGATGATCAGCCTGATCGCCGACGCCTTCAAGTACGCCGCAGCCGAGCATGGCCCAGAGTCGACGACGGTTTCCAGCAATGGTTTCGCCGTTCGTTCGCCCTATGAAAGCGCCACCGCGCGCACGATGGAGCGTCTCGCCAACGAAGCCCTCACCAGTTCGAATCGCCCGCCGACTGTCACCATCAACCAGGGCACCATCGTGAACGTCTACGTCGCCAAGGACGTTGACTTCACCAACGTGCTCAACCCGCGCCGGTAA
- a CDS encoding TrbG/VirB9 family P-type conjugative transfer protein — protein sequence MSSRKIRGSAWALLSLLSLVFSSAAMAQAVDHYEYEKDRIYPVRTGLGLTTQIELSPNEKILDYSTGFSSGWELTRRENVFYLKPKNVDVDTNMMVRTETHSYIFELKVVATDWRQLEQARRAGVQYKIAFVYPNDTVFGPAQSAVEEEAQPLLSTELAKDRQYNFNYSYSTSKAKKMGWLVPVNAYDDGRFTYLKLPNSPEYKTGIFPAVFGREKEYGEDFVVNTTVEGNTLIVHGTYPYLVIRHGDFVVGLRRNVKK from the coding sequence ATGAGTAGTCGAAAAATCAGGGGAAGCGCGTGGGCGCTGCTGTCGTTGCTGTCGCTGGTGTTTTCCAGCGCGGCGATGGCACAGGCAGTTGACCACTACGAGTATGAGAAGGACCGCATCTACCCGGTTCGCACCGGCCTGGGCCTCACCACCCAGATCGAGCTGAGCCCGAACGAGAAGATCCTCGACTACAGCACCGGCTTCAGCAGCGGCTGGGAACTCACCCGTCGCGAGAACGTGTTCTATCTCAAGCCGAAGAACGTCGACGTCGACACCAACATGATGGTGCGTACCGAGACCCATTCGTACATTTTCGAGCTGAAGGTCGTTGCCACCGACTGGCGCCAGCTTGAGCAGGCCCGTCGCGCCGGCGTGCAGTACAAGATCGCATTCGTCTATCCGAATGACACTGTGTTCGGCCCTGCCCAGTCGGCGGTCGAGGAGGAGGCGCAGCCGCTGCTCAGTACCGAGCTGGCCAAGGATCGCCAATACAACTTCAACTACTCCTATTCGACCAGCAAGGCCAAGAAGATGGGATGGCTGGTCCCGGTCAACGCCTACGACGATGGCCGTTTCACCTATCTGAAACTGCCCAACTCGCCCGAGTACAAGACCGGTATCTTCCCGGCCGTATTCGGTCGCGAGAAGGAGTATGGCGAGGATTTCGTGGTCAACACCACGGTTGAAGGCAATACGCTGATCGTGCACGGGACGTACCCGTACCTGGTCATCCGCCACGGCGACTTCGTCGTCGGCCTGCGAAGGAACGTGAAGAAATGA
- a CDS encoding virB8 family protein → MFRKKDPGNSPKVEQSVAKAVSYEITVADMARRSERRAWWVATGSLLMSLALAGGYYYMLPLKEKVPFLVMADAYTGTATVARLRGTFQGETITSSEAVNRSNVAQYVLARESYDSAVMGLRDWELVFVMSSDAVAASMKQRYASNNPQNPFVMYGRGKAIRVKILSITPLGVQANGSFRGASVRIQRSLLDKRSGVSTYLDNQLVTMRFQYNQNLALSEQDRVLNPLAFQVTEYRVDNDYARGVPVPDDGAMQQQAQDAAQQAQLAAQQAQGMYVPNNPAAATMIDPATGQPVAVPANGQMQPMQGAPMQGQPVQGQPMPGQGAPGQPAMMPAPNHSTGNADGASNR, encoded by the coding sequence ATGTTCCGCAAGAAGGATCCCGGCAATAGTCCCAAGGTCGAGCAGTCGGTCGCCAAGGCGGTCAGCTACGAGATCACCGTGGCCGACATGGCGCGTCGCAGTGAGCGCCGCGCCTGGTGGGTCGCCACCGGCTCATTGCTGATGTCGCTGGCACTGGCTGGCGGCTACTACTACATGCTGCCGCTGAAGGAGAAGGTGCCGTTCCTGGTGATGGCTGATGCCTACACGGGTACCGCCACGGTGGCGCGCCTGAGGGGCACGTTCCAGGGCGAGACGATCACCTCCAGTGAAGCGGTCAACCGCAGCAATGTCGCCCAGTACGTGCTGGCGCGCGAGTCGTACGACTCCGCGGTGATGGGGTTGCGCGACTGGGAGCTGGTGTTCGTCATGTCCAGTGATGCCGTGGCCGCAAGCATGAAGCAGCGCTATGCCAGCAACAATCCGCAGAATCCGTTCGTGATGTACGGCCGGGGCAAGGCGATCAGGGTCAAGATCCTCAGCATCACCCCGCTGGGCGTGCAGGCGAACGGCAGCTTCCGTGGCGCGTCCGTGCGCATCCAGCGCAGCCTGCTCGACAAGCGCAGCGGTGTGTCGACCTATCTGGACAACCAGCTGGTCACCATGCGCTTCCAGTACAACCAGAATCTGGCGCTCTCCGAACAGGACCGCGTGCTCAACCCATTGGCGTTCCAGGTCACGGAGTACCGTGTCGACAACGACTATGCGCGCGGCGTGCCCGTGCCGGATGACGGTGCCATGCAGCAGCAGGCCCAGGATGCCGCGCAACAGGCACAGCTCGCCGCGCAGCAGGCGCAGGGCATGTACGTTCCGAACAATCCGGCCGCTGCCACCATGATCGATCCCGCCACCGGTCAGCCTGTCGCAGTGCCGGCCAATGGGCAGATGCAGCCGATGCAGGGTGCGCCCATGCAGGGGCAGCCGGTCCAGGGGCAGCCGATGCCGGGGCAGGGCGCGCCGGGACAGCCGGCAATGATGCCGGCACCGAACCATTCCACCGGAAATGCTGATGGAGCAAGCAACCGATGA